One window of the Bradyrhizobium sp. NP1 genome contains the following:
- a CDS encoding CBS domain-containing protein — protein MTVRAILDSKGHQVLNVGPDDKLAAAIKILGEKRIGAVVVMKEGRIDGILSERDIVRVLSERGAGVLEEPVSAVMTRKVVSCREKDTVAGIMEMMTLGKFRHLPVVEDGRVVGLISIGDIVKHRVQEYEREQEALREYIKTA, from the coding sequence ATGACGGTGCGTGCAATTCTTGATTCCAAGGGTCATCAGGTTCTGAATGTCGGGCCGGACGATAAGCTCGCCGCGGCCATCAAGATTCTCGGCGAGAAGAGGATCGGCGCCGTGGTGGTGATGAAGGAGGGCCGGATCGACGGCATCCTCTCCGAGCGCGACATCGTGCGCGTCCTGAGCGAACGCGGTGCCGGCGTGCTCGAAGAGCCCGTCAGCGCGGTGATGACGCGCAAGGTCGTGAGTTGCCGGGAAAAGGATACCGTCGCGGGCATCATGGAAATGATGACGCTCGGCAAGTTCCGTCATCTGCCGGTGGTGGAGGACGGACGGGTGGTCGGGCTGATCTCGATCGGCGATATCGTCAAGCACCGCGTCCAGGAATATGAGCGCGAGCAGGAAGCGCTGCGCGAATATATCAAGACCGCCTGA
- a CDS encoding cupin domain-containing protein encodes MDAATPQGQQTAETHSHVVRPAEMEWQKTRFPGCEAKTLLFDRKSGLMTALMRFAPGAVLPDHEHVHIEQTYVLEGSLVDKEGPAKGIACKAGEFIWREAKSRHVAWCPEGGLMLAIFQVPNKFFEADGRVVDAAGEDWDASWGHTGKG; translated from the coding sequence ATGGATGCCGCGACGCCGCAAGGCCAGCAAACGGCCGAGACGCATTCCCACGTCGTTCGTCCCGCCGAGATGGAGTGGCAGAAGACGCGCTTTCCCGGCTGCGAGGCGAAAACACTATTGTTCGACCGTAAGAGCGGGCTGATGACGGCCCTGATGCGCTTTGCGCCCGGCGCCGTGCTGCCCGACCATGAGCACGTTCATATCGAGCAGACCTATGTGCTCGAAGGCTCCCTCGTCGACAAGGAAGGCCCCGCCAAGGGCATCGCCTGCAAGGCCGGCGAGTTCATCTGGCGCGAGGCGAAGAGCCGCCACGTCGCCTGGTGCCCCGAAGGCGGGCTGATGCTCGCGATCTTCCAGGTGCCCAACAAGTTCTTCGAGGCCGACGGCCGCGTCGTCGACGCCGCGGGCGAGGACTGGGACGCATCCTGGGGCCACACCGGCAAGGGCTGA
- a CDS encoding nitroreductase: MPDALELLKTRRSAKPREMTGPGPSAAELETILTIGARVPDHGKLAPWRFIIFEGEARERAGDVIAAVFARKNPQATAAEIEVEKKRLTDAPLVIGVVSSTRPHPKVPPWEQELSAGASAMNIVTAATALGYGACWLTGWFAFDRDVLEGLGLKGDEKLAGFIHIGKTTKPNEDRPRPNLSDIVTRF; encoded by the coding sequence GTGCCCGACGCCCTTGAACTGTTGAAGACCCGCCGCTCGGCCAAGCCGCGCGAGATGACCGGCCCCGGTCCGTCGGCGGCCGAGCTCGAGACCATCCTCACCATCGGCGCGCGCGTGCCCGATCACGGCAAGCTCGCGCCCTGGCGCTTCATCATCTTCGAGGGCGAGGCGCGCGAGCGCGCCGGCGACGTCATCGCTGCCGTGTTCGCCCGCAAGAATCCGCAGGCGACCGCAGCCGAGATCGAGGTCGAGAAGAAGCGGCTTACCGACGCGCCGCTGGTGATCGGCGTGGTGAGCTCCACCAGGCCGCATCCCAAGGTGCCGCCGTGGGAGCAGGAATTGTCGGCCGGCGCGAGCGCGATGAACATCGTCACGGCTGCCACCGCGCTCGGCTACGGAGCCTGCTGGCTGACCGGCTGGTTCGCCTTCGACCGCGACGTGCTCGAAGGCCTTGGGCTCAAGGGCGACGAGAAGCTCGCCGGCTTCATTCACATCGGCAAGACCACGAAGCCGAACGAGGACCGCCCGCGGCCGAACCTGTCGGATATCGTCACGCGGTTCTAG
- the thrS gene encoding threonine--tRNA ligase, translating into MSDDHKSESGFQYSLSNLKPATPPLKVTLTFPDGASREFPKSTTGLEIAKGISPSLAKRTVAMALDGDLADLNDPIEQDAKIELISRDDPRALELIRHDAAHVLAEAVQSLWPGTQVTIGPVIENGFYYDFFRNEPFTPEDFAAIEKKMREIIARDKPFTKEVWDREKTKQVFRDKGEAFKVELVDAIPGSEPIKIYFQGDWFDLCRGPHMTSTGKIGNAFRLMKVAGAYWRGDSNNPMLTRIYGTAFAKQEELDAYLRQIEEAEKRDHRKLGRELDLFHFQEEGPGVVFWHPKGWTIFQEVIAYMRRRLAGEYNEVNAPQILDKVLWETSGHWDWYRENMFAAQSAGDEAEDKRWFALKPMNCPGHVQIFKHGLKSYRDLPLRLAEFGVVHRYEPSGAMHGLMRVRGFTQDDAHIFCTEEQLADECLKINDLILSVYKDFGFEGDLTVKLSTRPDKRVGTDAMWDHAERVMATVLHEIQAQNNNIKTQINPGEGAFYGPKFEYVLRDAIGRDWQCGTTQVDFNLPERFGAFYIDHDGAKKPPVMVHRAICGSMERFIGILIEHFAGNFPLWLAPTQVVVTTITSEADEYAKQVLAEVRRAGLRAEIDLRNEKINYKVREHSLAKIPALLVVGKKEAESHSVSVRRLGSEGQKVMPTTEAIAALVEEATPPDIARAKQATGSAS; encoded by the coding sequence ATGTCCGACGATCACAAGTCCGAATCCGGATTCCAGTACAGCCTCAGCAATCTGAAGCCCGCAACCCCGCCGCTGAAAGTCACCCTCACCTTCCCCGACGGCGCCAGCCGCGAATTCCCGAAAAGCACCACCGGCCTCGAGATCGCCAAGGGCATCTCGCCCTCGCTTGCCAAGCGCACCGTCGCCATGGCGCTCGACGGCGATCTTGCCGACCTCAACGATCCGATCGAGCAGGACGCCAAAATCGAGCTAATCTCGCGCGATGACCCGCGCGCGCTGGAGCTGATCCGGCATGACGCCGCCCATGTGCTGGCGGAGGCCGTGCAGTCGCTGTGGCCGGGCACCCAGGTCACGATCGGCCCCGTGATCGAGAACGGCTTCTATTACGACTTCTTCCGCAACGAGCCGTTCACCCCGGAAGACTTCGCCGCGATCGAGAAGAAGATGCGCGAGATCATCGCGCGCGACAAACCTTTCACCAAGGAGGTCTGGGATCGCGAGAAGACCAAGCAGGTGTTCCGCGACAAGGGCGAGGCCTTCAAGGTCGAGCTGGTCGACGCCATTCCCGGCAGCGAGCCGATCAAGATCTACTTCCAGGGCGACTGGTTCGATCTCTGCCGCGGCCCGCACATGACCTCGACCGGCAAGATCGGAAACGCCTTCAGGCTGATGAAGGTCGCTGGCGCCTACTGGCGTGGCGATTCCAACAACCCGATGCTGACCCGCATCTACGGCACGGCGTTCGCAAAGCAGGAAGAGCTCGACGCGTATCTGAGGCAGATCGAGGAAGCCGAGAAGCGCGACCACCGCAAGCTTGGCCGCGAGCTCGACCTGTTCCACTTCCAGGAGGAAGGCCCGGGCGTGGTGTTCTGGCACCCCAAGGGCTGGACCATCTTCCAGGAGGTCATCGCCTATATGCGGCGGCGCCTTGCCGGCGAGTACAACGAGGTCAACGCGCCGCAGATCCTCGACAAGGTGTTGTGGGAGACCTCGGGCCACTGGGACTGGTATCGCGAGAACATGTTCGCGGCACAGTCGGCCGGCGACGAAGCCGAGGACAAGCGCTGGTTTGCGCTCAAGCCGATGAACTGCCCGGGCCATGTGCAGATCTTCAAGCACGGCCTGAAGAGCTACCGCGACCTGCCCTTGAGGCTTGCCGAGTTCGGCGTCGTGCACCGCTACGAGCCTTCCGGCGCCATGCACGGCTTGATGCGGGTGCGCGGCTTCACCCAGGACGACGCGCACATCTTCTGCACCGAGGAGCAGCTCGCCGACGAGTGCCTGAAGATCAACGACCTGATCCTGTCCGTGTACAAGGATTTCGGTTTTGAGGGCGATCTCACGGTCAAGCTTTCGACCCGTCCCGACAAGCGCGTCGGTACCGACGCGATGTGGGATCATGCCGAGCGCGTAATGGCGACCGTCTTGCATGAGATCCAGGCGCAGAACAACAACATCAAGACGCAGATCAACCCCGGCGAAGGCGCCTTCTACGGGCCGAAGTTCGAATATGTGCTGCGCGACGCCATCGGCCGCGACTGGCAGTGCGGCACCACGCAGGTCGATTTCAACCTGCCGGAACGCTTCGGCGCGTTCTACATCGACCATGACGGCGCCAAGAAGCCGCCAGTCATGGTGCATCGCGCGATCTGCGGCTCGATGGAGCGCTTCATCGGAATCCTGATCGAGCACTTCGCCGGCAATTTCCCGCTGTGGCTGGCACCGACGCAGGTCGTGGTCACCACCATCACCTCGGAAGCCGACGAATACGCCAAGCAGGTTCTGGCCGAGGTGCGGCGCGCCGGCCTGCGGGCGGAGATCGACCTGCGCAACGAGAAGATCAACTACAAGGTCCGCGAGCATTCGCTGGCGAAGATCCCGGCATTGCTCGTGGTCGGCAAGAAGGAAGCGGAAAGCCATTCGGTCTCGGTCCGCCGGCTCGGCAGCGAGGGCCAGAAGGTGATGCCGACGACCGAGGCGATCGCGGCCCTCGTCGAGGAGGCGACGCCGCCGGATATCGCGCGGGCGAAGCAGGCGACCGGATCGGCTTCATAA
- a CDS encoding rhomboid family intramembrane serine protease codes for MEYAPESPPPGSEVPAERVREPILTLPPALTAYVVLIALIHLRVLLSPEWENWTIDVFGFIPKRYDPTLLDYTFPGGAGAKAWTFVTYSLLHANLTHIVFNVLWLLPFGSALARRFGAVRFFVFMAVTAAAGALAHLITHEHAVAPMIGASASVSGTMAAAMRFAFVQGSFLSFGRGDADTAARVPALSLSQALRNRRVLSFLAIWFGVNIVFGVWSLELGMDGASVAWQAHIGGFFAGLLLFSLFDPVPRAPADAVEAPPPGTPDQV; via the coding sequence ATGGAATACGCTCCCGAATCACCGCCGCCCGGATCAGAAGTTCCCGCCGAGCGCGTGCGCGAGCCGATCCTGACGCTGCCGCCGGCGCTGACGGCCTATGTGGTCCTGATCGCGCTGATCCACCTGCGGGTGCTGCTGTCCCCGGAATGGGAGAACTGGACCATCGACGTCTTCGGCTTCATCCCGAAGCGCTATGATCCGACGCTGCTCGATTACACCTTTCCCGGCGGCGCGGGTGCCAAGGCCTGGACCTTCGTCACCTATTCGCTGCTGCACGCCAATCTCACCCACATCGTGTTCAACGTGCTGTGGCTGTTGCCGTTCGGCAGCGCGCTGGCGCGCCGTTTCGGCGCCGTCAGGTTCTTCGTCTTCATGGCGGTGACGGCTGCGGCGGGCGCGCTGGCCCATCTCATCACCCACGAGCATGCGGTGGCGCCGATGATCGGGGCCTCGGCCTCGGTCTCGGGCACGATGGCGGCCGCCATGCGTTTCGCGTTCGTGCAGGGCAGCTTCCTGTCCTTCGGCCGGGGCGATGCCGACACGGCGGCCAGGGTGCCGGCGCTGTCGCTGTCGCAGGCGCTGCGCAACCGCCGCGTGCTGTCCTTTCTCGCGATCTGGTTCGGCGTCAACATCGTGTTCGGCGTCTGGTCGCTCGAACTCGGGATGGACGGCGCGAGCGTCGCCTGGCAGGCGCATATCGGCGGCTTCTTCGCCGGCCTGCTGCTGTTCTCGTTGTTCGATCCGGTGCCGCGCGCGCCGGCCGACGCAGTCGAAGCGCCGCCGCCTGGCACACCAGATCAGGTGTGA
- a CDS encoding MFS transporter, giving the protein MHGKICYGRKVTRRFAPTSLMLGNIVTGCSVLAPAGMLHELSEGLSVSVRTAGLLITFGAIMLCIGSPLTAWLTSRIERRTLLAATLGVLAFANVASAFAPDYTSLLIIRMVMLFVGALYTPQAAGTGALIVPVERRGSAIAYIFLGWSLAAAVGLPLITIIASRHGWRVVYGEVGTAGLIACALLLWRLPRGLKGAPVDLKTWVDLGRNRLIVVLLAITTLQMSGQFVVFTFMGPLLTKLTGAGSDAIGLVFALYGVFGFVGIMIATRIVDSWGAWRTSVLFTALLLAGVSGWALSAGVYPLMAGSVAIWGLGFASANSMQQVRLVTAAPPLAPASVALNTSVLYVGQATGSAIGGLLYARDLFHSVGFVGMTLMALALLVVVLTRPRRAGAAAA; this is encoded by the coding sequence ATGCATGGAAAGATCTGCTATGGTCGGAAAGTGACTCGCCGTTTCGCTCCCACCTCCCTCATGCTCGGCAATATCGTCACCGGCTGCTCGGTACTGGCGCCGGCCGGCATGCTGCATGAATTGTCGGAAGGCCTCTCCGTCAGCGTCCGCACCGCCGGGCTCTTGATCACCTTCGGCGCGATCATGCTCTGCATCGGCTCGCCGCTGACGGCCTGGCTCACCAGCCGGATCGAGCGGCGCACGCTGCTCGCGGCGACGCTCGGCGTGCTTGCCTTCGCCAACGTCGCCTCCGCCTTCGCGCCCGACTACACGAGCCTGCTGATCATCCGCATGGTGATGCTGTTCGTCGGCGCGCTCTATACGCCGCAGGCGGCGGGCACCGGCGCGCTGATCGTGCCCGTCGAAAGGCGCGGCAGCGCCATCGCCTATATCTTCCTCGGCTGGTCGCTCGCGGCCGCCGTCGGCCTGCCGCTGATCACCATCATCGCCAGCCGCCATGGCTGGCGGGTGGTCTATGGCGAGGTCGGCACGGCCGGCCTGATCGCCTGCGCGCTCTTGCTGTGGCGGCTGCCGCGCGGCCTGAAGGGCGCGCCGGTCGATCTGAAGACCTGGGTCGATCTCGGCCGCAACCGCCTGATCGTGGTGCTGCTCGCGATCACGACGCTGCAGATGAGCGGGCAGTTCGTGGTGTTCACCTTCATGGGGCCGCTGCTGACAAAGCTCACCGGCGCCGGGTCCGATGCCATCGGCCTCGTGTTCGCGCTCTATGGCGTCTTCGGCTTTGTCGGCATCATGATCGCAACGCGCATCGTCGACAGCTGGGGCGCCTGGCGCACGTCGGTGCTTTTCACCGCGCTGCTGCTCGCCGGCGTCTCCGGCTGGGCCCTGAGTGCCGGCGTCTATCCGCTGATGGCGGGCTCGGTCGCGATCTGGGGCCTGGGCTTTGCGTCGGCGAATTCGATGCAGCAGGTCCGGCTCGTCACCGCCGCGCCGCCCCTCGCACCGGCGTCCGTCGCGCTCAACACCTCGGTGCTCTATGTCGGCCAGGCCACCGGCTCGGCGATCGGCGGTCTGCTTTACGCGCGCGACCTGTTCCACAGCGTCGGCTTCGTCGGGATGACCCTGATGGCGCTGGCGCTCCTGGTCGTGGTCCTGACCCGGCCAAGGCGGGCCGGGGCCGCCGCGGCATAG
- a CDS encoding PAS domain-containing protein, whose product MKHPSNQEFFGYWDRKRGTARAPDRADIEPAALRELLGDIFVLAYDTQAGFPFRVAGTRVSALLGRDLKNEGFAGLFAGESCRDVEDLVGGVVEDVLPAVAGVTALTADGSPAHLELLLLPFVARAHSPVSLTGLLAPFDSAPAPIRDLTLTSWRYLHPPETFVPRVIRKLAIARGFMVYEGLR is encoded by the coding sequence ATGAAACATCCGTCCAACCAGGAGTTCTTCGGCTATTGGGACCGCAAGCGCGGCACCGCGCGCGCCCCCGACCGCGCCGATATCGAGCCAGCCGCGCTGCGCGAGCTGCTCGGCGACATCTTCGTGCTGGCCTACGACACGCAGGCCGGTTTTCCATTCCGCGTTGCCGGCACGCGGGTTTCCGCCCTGCTCGGCCGCGACCTGAAGAATGAAGGCTTTGCCGGGCTTTTCGCCGGGGAAAGCTGCCGCGACGTCGAGGACCTCGTCGGCGGCGTGGTCGAGGACGTGCTGCCGGCAGTCGCCGGCGTCACTGCCCTCACTGCGGACGGCTCACCGGCGCATCTCGAGCTGCTGCTGCTGCCGTTTGTCGCCCGCGCCCATTCGCCGGTGAGCCTGACCGGACTGCTCGCGCCGTTCGACAGCGCGCCGGCACCGATCCGCGATCTCACGCTGACCTCCTGGCGCTATCTGCATCCGCCGGAGACCTTCGTGCCCCGCGTGATCCGCAAGCTCGCGATCGCCCGCGGCTTCATGGTCTATGAGGGGTTGCGCTAG
- a CDS encoding patatin-like phospholipase family protein — protein sequence MLDNLIGRSQNGRGGDKVGLGSIRRPVIGLALGGGAARGFAHIGIVRTLVAHGIMPNVVVGTSIGAVVGGAYATGHLDRLESWARGLQPRNVLGYLDIRLNGSGLIGGTKLAAELESAMGDSLIEDLPVKFATVATEVRTGHEIWLTHGRIVDAMRASYALPGIFSPVMVGDRWLVDGALVNPVPVSAARAMGAEIVIAANVSSDVFAHSTTIYSYGATGDAAVAAASEVMDPSPPKRGLGRFFSAERTVKREFFGGGGRPGISTVMVDAFNIMQDRITRARLAGDPPDYLISPRVGEIGWFDFHRADEVIAHGARAAERAMESIQEAIGILAPPADGADKVKKDEVRRS from the coding sequence ATGCTCGACAATTTGATCGGACGAAGCCAGAACGGACGCGGCGGCGACAAGGTCGGCCTCGGCAGCATTCGCCGGCCGGTGATCGGGCTTGCGCTCGGCGGCGGCGCGGCGCGCGGCTTCGCCCATATCGGGATCGTCCGCACGCTGGTCGCCCACGGCATCATGCCGAATGTCGTGGTCGGCACCTCGATCGGCGCGGTGGTGGGCGGCGCCTATGCGACCGGCCATCTCGACCGGCTGGAGAGCTGGGCGCGCGGCCTGCAGCCGCGCAATGTGCTGGGCTATCTCGACATCCGCCTCAACGGCTCCGGGCTGATCGGCGGCACCAAGCTCGCCGCCGAACTGGAGTCGGCGATGGGCGACAGCCTGATCGAGGATCTGCCGGTGAAATTCGCCACGGTTGCGACCGAAGTGCGCACCGGCCACGAGATCTGGCTGACCCACGGCCGCATCGTCGATGCGATGCGCGCTTCCTACGCGCTGCCCGGCATCTTCTCGCCGGTCATGGTCGGCGACCGCTGGCTGGTCGACGGCGCGCTGGTCAATCCGGTGCCGGTGTCGGCGGCGCGCGCCATGGGCGCCGAGATCGTGATCGCAGCCAACGTCTCGAGCGATGTGTTTGCCCACTCCACCACGATCTATTCGTACGGGGCGACCGGCGACGCCGCGGTCGCAGCCGCCTCCGAGGTGATGGACCCCTCCCCGCCCAAGCGCGGGCTCGGCCGGTTCTTCTCCGCCGAACGCACGGTGAAGCGCGAGTTCTTCGGCGGTGGCGGACGGCCCGGCATCTCCACCGTCATGGTCGACGCCTTCAACATTATGCAGGACCGCATCACCCGCGCGCGGCTCGCCGGTGATCCGCCGGACTATCTGATCTCGCCGCGCGTCGGCGAGATCGGCTGGTTCGACTTCCACCGCGCCGACGAAGTGATCGCGCATGGCGCGCGCGCCGCCGAGCGCGCTATGGAATCGATCCAGGAGGCCATCGGCATCCTGGCGCCGCCGGCCGATGGCGCCGACAAGGTGAAGAAGGACGAGGTCAGGCGGTCTTGA
- a CDS encoding ester cyclase has translation MSQDNKNIVARWFKEFWGNPWNPQIVNELAAPDIVLHYPMHEPKRGRAAVTEFMVEFRDAFPDLDFRGVGDLIAEGDYVVGRWEGGGTHTGPAFSDFRMGSIPAASGRKMKFAGTTVLRLERGCIAEELGQEDALSAMLQLGLIRTPELVGRYAG, from the coding sequence ATGTCACAGGACAACAAGAATATCGTAGCGCGATGGTTCAAGGAGTTCTGGGGAAACCCGTGGAATCCGCAGATTGTAAATGAACTCGCCGCACCTGACATCGTGCTGCACTATCCGATGCATGAGCCGAAGAGAGGGCGCGCCGCGGTCACGGAATTCATGGTCGAATTCCGCGACGCCTTTCCCGATCTTGATTTCCGGGGTGTCGGCGATCTCATCGCGGAGGGCGACTACGTCGTGGGGCGATGGGAGGGCGGCGGCACTCACACCGGCCCGGCCTTCAGCGATTTCCGCATGGGCTCGATCCCGGCAGCCTCCGGCCGCAAGATGAAGTTCGCCGGCACAACGGTGCTTCGCCTGGAGCGCGGATGCATCGCCGAGGAGCTGGGACAGGAAGACGCGTTGAGCGCGATGCTTCAGCTCGGCCTTATTCGCACGCCCGAACTGGTTGGACGCTATGCCGGGTGA
- a CDS encoding EAL domain-containing protein encodes MVAASSKSPGKLNTEMFEDVPVLRRKWQAALKPGETLPRYEDVMLGSLGKLADHILLLKNADAGFEVTRTGRYVQKWLDDERWDVPLCALPPDCATALGEAAGNALANGRPYLAAAHCVRDGMVRTYDVLALPTWSRWGGTLIGTYVNERAGQYNLLDAIFSTTEDGVLSLAAIRSAEGSIADFQIVHLNQGAARLLRRPSSELLWRRLSEGGNLLSLTVSDVTPIKRREESFRLLFDNNPMPMWVFDTETTGFLGVNDAAVQHYGYSRAQFLSMKLREIWPQDEWASHSRALKEIGEAYHSSRTWRHLKADGSEIEVLTFGRRVGFEGRDGYLVAVADITERRRAEARIAYMAHHDGLTNLPNREFFQERLREALADPKAGRVAVLCIDLDLFKNVNDSFGHPIGDRLLKLVAERLRGEIRGSNLAARLGGDEFAVIIAAGASPNEASAGAVRLIKLLSAPYDIDGMEVVIGASIGVALSPGDGASGEELMRNADMALYRAKEEGGGIHHFFEKEMDLQAQRRRDMELDLRRALANGEFELHYQPLVDISADRISGFESLLRWRHPDKGMISPAEFIPVAEDIGLIAPLGEWVLREACNEAVKWPDDVKVAVNLSPVQFRGRNLVQVVISALAQSGLSPKRLELEITESIFLADSEANLAILHQLRELGVRISMDDFGTGYSSLSYIRSFPFDKIKIDRSFVKDLSQRPDCVAIVRAISGLGRSLNITTTAEGVETIDQFDWLRAEGCNEVQGFLFSAARPAQEIAELLARFGHRASKAA; translated from the coding sequence ATGGTTGCTGCCAGCAGCAAATCGCCGGGAAAGCTCAACACCGAAATGTTCGAAGACGTGCCAGTGCTGCGCCGGAAATGGCAGGCGGCGCTCAAGCCCGGCGAGACGCTTCCGCGCTACGAGGACGTGATGCTGGGCAGCCTCGGCAAGCTCGCCGACCACATCCTGTTGCTCAAGAACGCCGACGCCGGCTTCGAGGTGACGCGCACCGGCCGCTATGTCCAGAAATGGCTCGATGACGAGCGCTGGGACGTGCCGTTGTGCGCCTTGCCGCCGGACTGCGCGACCGCGCTCGGCGAAGCGGCGGGCAACGCGCTCGCCAACGGCCGTCCCTACCTCGCCGCCGCCCACTGCGTGCGCGACGGCATGGTGCGCACCTATGACGTGCTGGCGCTGCCGACCTGGTCGCGCTGGGGCGGCACGCTGATCGGCACCTATGTCAACGAGCGCGCCGGCCAGTACAATTTGCTCGATGCGATCTTCTCGACCACCGAGGACGGCGTGCTGTCTCTCGCGGCGATCCGCAGCGCTGAAGGAAGCATTGCCGATTTCCAGATCGTGCATCTCAACCAGGGCGCGGCGCGGCTGCTCAGGCGCCCGTCGAGCGAACTACTGTGGCGTCGCCTGAGCGAGGGCGGCAATCTCCTGTCGCTGACGGTGTCCGACGTCACGCCGATCAAGCGGCGCGAGGAATCGTTCCGCCTGCTGTTCGACAACAACCCGATGCCGATGTGGGTGTTCGACACCGAAACCACCGGCTTCCTCGGCGTCAACGACGCCGCCGTCCAGCACTATGGCTACAGCCGCGCGCAATTCCTGTCGATGAAGCTGCGCGAGATCTGGCCGCAGGACGAATGGGCCTCGCACAGCCGCGCGCTCAAGGAGATCGGCGAGGCCTACCATTCCAGCCGCACCTGGCGGCACCTGAAGGCCGATGGCAGCGAGATCGAGGTCCTGACCTTCGGACGGCGCGTCGGCTTCGAGGGCCGCGACGGCTATTTGGTCGCGGTCGCCGACATCACCGAGCGGCGCCGCGCCGAGGCGCGCATCGCCTACATGGCGCATCACGACGGCCTGACCAATCTGCCGAACCGCGAATTTTTCCAGGAACGGCTGCGCGAGGCGCTGGCGGACCCGAAGGCCGGACGCGTCGCCGTGCTCTGCATCGACCTCGACCTGTTCAAGAACGTCAATGATTCCTTCGGCCACCCGATAGGCGACCGTCTCCTGAAACTGGTGGCCGAGCGGCTGCGCGGCGAGATCCGCGGCAGCAACCTTGCCGCGCGGCTCGGCGGCGACGAGTTCGCGGTCATCATCGCCGCGGGCGCCTCGCCCAACGAGGCGAGCGCCGGTGCGGTGCGGCTGATCAAGCTGTTGAGCGCGCCCTACGACATCGACGGCATGGAAGTGGTGATCGGCGCCTCGATCGGGGTCGCGCTGTCGCCCGGCGACGGCGCGAGCGGCGAGGAACTGATGCGCAACGCCGACATGGCGCTGTACCGCGCCAAGGAAGAGGGCGGCGGCATACACCACTTCTTCGAGAAGGAGATGGACCTCCAGGCGCAGCGGCGCCGCGACATGGAACTCGACCTGCGCCGCGCGCTCGCCAATGGCGAGTTCGAGCTGCATTACCAGCCGCTGGTCGATATCTCCGCCGACCGCATCTCGGGCTTCGAGTCGCTGTTGCGCTGGCGGCATCCGGACAAGGGCATGATCTCGCCCGCCGAGTTCATCCCGGTCGCCGAGGACATCGGGCTGATCGCCCCGCTCGGCGAATGGGTGCTGCGGGAAGCCTGCAACGAGGCGGTGAAATGGCCCGACGACGTCAAGGTCGCGGTCAACCTGTCGCCGGTGCAGTTCCGCGGCCGCAACCTGGTGCAGGTGGTGATCTCGGCGCTGGCGCAGTCCGGGCTGTCGCCGAAGCGGCTCGAGCTTGAAATCACCGAGTCGATCTTCCTCGCCGACAGCGAGGCCAACCTCGCGATCCTGCATCAGCTCCGCGAGCTCGGCGTGCGGATTTCGATGGATGATTTCGGCACCGGCTATTCCAGCCTGAGCTATATCCGCAGCTTCCCGTTCGACAAGATCAAGATCGACCGCTCCTTCGTGAAGGATCTTTCGCAGCGGCCGGATTGCGTGGCGATCGTGCGGGCGATCTCCGGGCTTGGCCGCAGCCTCAACATCACCACCACAGCGGAAGGGGTGGAGACGATCGATCAGTTCGACTGGCTACGCGCCGAAGGCTGCAACGAGGTGCAGGGCTTCCTGTTCAGCGCGGCGCGGCCGGCGCAGGAGATCGCGGAGCTATTGGCCCGCTTCGGCCACCGTGCCTCGAAGGCGGCGTGA